A genomic stretch from Pristiophorus japonicus isolate sPriJap1 chromosome 6, sPriJap1.hap1, whole genome shotgun sequence includes:
- the gla gene encoding alpha-galactosidase A isoform X3, giving the protein MQMADIMAAEGWKDVGYNYVCIDDCWLASTRDSDHRLQPDPKRFPSGIKRLADYVHSKGLKLGIYQDVGTHTCAGYPGSFGYYELDAQTFAEWGVDLLKFDGCNFINLDMLIEGYVNMSLALNQTGRDIVYSCEWPFYMWPFKKPNYTEISKYCNHWRNYGDISDSWDSVKSVIDWTAYHQTVIAPVAGPGGWNDPDMVRVSRMDITLVIGNFGLSKDQQVTQMALWAIMAAPLLMSNDLRNIDPHAKALLQNRYIIAINQDPLGVQGVRIGKQHNFELWSRPLADGGFAYAIVNRAEIGGPLKFSVMMFGLDDGKACLGECLVTQILPDFQFRGIAVLTSVVDFWVNPTGTALFTVFPHSTEPSVKGRSLRGSTRPRSRL; this is encoded by the exons ATGCAGATGGCCGACATCATGGCAGCGGAGGGCTGGAAGGACGTGGGCTACAATTATGTTTGTATCGATGACTGTTGGCTCGCTTCCACTCGGGATTCCGACCATCGCCTGCAGCCCGACCCCAAGCGCTTTCCCAGCGGGATAAAGCGGCTCGCGGACTAT GTCCATTCCAAAGGCCTGAAGCTGGGCATCTATCAGGATGTGGGGACCCATACCTGCGCCGGCTATCCAGGCAGCTTCGGCTACTATGAGCTGGACGCTCAGACCTTCGCCGAGTGGGGAGTCGACCTCCTGAAATTCGACGGCTGCAATTTCATCAATTTGGACATGCTGATTGAGG GTTACGTGAACATGTCGCTGGCCTTGAATCAGACGGGGCGAGATATTGTGTACTCCTGCGAGTGGCCTTTCTACATGTGGCCTTTCAAGAAG CCCAATTACACGGAGATCAGTAAATACTGCAACCACTGGAGGAACTATGGAGACATCAGCGACTCGTGGGACTCTGTCAAAAGCGTCATCGACTGGACGGCCTACCACCAGACTGTGATTGCTCCAGTCGCAGGTCCTGGAGGCTGGAATGATCCCGACATGGTGCGTGTATCCCGGATGGACATCACT CTGGTTATCGGTAACTTTGGGCTGAGCAAGGACCAGCAGGTGACCCAgatggcgctgtgggccatcatggCGGCCCCACTGCTGATGTCGAATGACCTGCGGAACATCGACCCGCACGCTAAGGCTCTGCTGCAGAACAGATACATCATCGCCATTAACCAGGATCCTCTGGGTGTTCAAGGCGTGCGAATCGGCAAG CAACATAACTTTGAGTTGTGGTCGCGGCCCCTGGCGGACGGGGGATTCGCGTACGCTATTGTCAACCGGGCGGAGATCGGGGGCCCGCTAAAGTTCTCCGTTATGATGTTTGGCTTGGACGATGGCAAGGCCTGCCTGGGGGAGTGCCTCGTCACACAGATCCTGCCCGATTTCCAATTCCGTGGCATCGCCGTCCTGACCTCAGTGGTGGACTTCTGGGTCAATCCCACCGGCACAGCCCTGTTCACGGTGTTCCCTCACAGCACGGAACCCTCGGTCAAGGGGAGGTCACTGAGGGGCAGCACGAGGCCTCGATCCAGGCTGTGA
- the gla gene encoding alpha-galactosidase A isoform X2: MWRMEPGLGQRPGPSSGLGQGRRLLALLITALWLARGGQALDNGLARTPVMGWLHWERFLCNIDCQADPHNCISEHLYMQMADIMAAEGWKDVGYNYVCIDDCWLASTRDSDHRLQPDPKRFPSGIKRLADYVHSKGLKLGIYQDVGTHTCAGYPGSFGYYELDAQTFAEWGVDLLKFDGCNFINLDMLIEGYVNMSLALNQTGRDIVYSCEWPFYMWPFKKPNYTEISKYCNHWRNYGDISDSWDSVKSVIDWTAYHQTVIAPVAGPGGWNDPDMLVIGNFGLSKDQQVTQMALWAIMAAPLLMSNDLRNIDPHAKALLQNRYIIAINQDPLGVQGVRIGKQHNFELWSRPLADGGFAYAIVNRAEIGGPLKFSVMMFGLDDGKACLGECLVTQILPDFQFRGIAVLTSVVDFWVNPTGTALFTVFPHSTEPSVKGRSLRGSTRPRSRL, encoded by the exons ATGTGGAGAATGGAGCCGGGGCTCGGACAGAGGCCGGGACCGAGTTCGGGACTCGGACAGGGCCGCCGGCTCCTGGCGCTGCTGATCACCGCACTGTGGCTGGCCCGGGGCGGCCAGGCTCTGGACAACGGGCTAGCCCGGACCCCCGTCATGGGCTGGCTGCACTGGGAGAGGTTCCTGTGTAACATCGATTGCCAGGCAGACCCACACAACTGCATCAG TGAGCATCTCTACATGCAGATGGCCGACATCATGGCAGCGGAGGGCTGGAAGGACGTGGGCTACAATTATGTTTGTATCGATGACTGTTGGCTCGCTTCCACTCGGGATTCCGACCATCGCCTGCAGCCCGACCCCAAGCGCTTTCCCAGCGGGATAAAGCGGCTCGCGGACTAT GTCCATTCCAAAGGCCTGAAGCTGGGCATCTATCAGGATGTGGGGACCCATACCTGCGCCGGCTATCCAGGCAGCTTCGGCTACTATGAGCTGGACGCTCAGACCTTCGCCGAGTGGGGAGTCGACCTCCTGAAATTCGACGGCTGCAATTTCATCAATTTGGACATGCTGATTGAGG GTTACGTGAACATGTCGCTGGCCTTGAATCAGACGGGGCGAGATATTGTGTACTCCTGCGAGTGGCCTTTCTACATGTGGCCTTTCAAGAAG CCCAATTACACGGAGATCAGTAAATACTGCAACCACTGGAGGAACTATGGAGACATCAGCGACTCGTGGGACTCTGTCAAAAGCGTCATCGACTGGACGGCCTACCACCAGACTGTGATTGCTCCAGTCGCAGGTCCTGGAGGCTGGAATGATCCCGACATG CTGGTTATCGGTAACTTTGGGCTGAGCAAGGACCAGCAGGTGACCCAgatggcgctgtgggccatcatggCGGCCCCACTGCTGATGTCGAATGACCTGCGGAACATCGACCCGCACGCTAAGGCTCTGCTGCAGAACAGATACATCATCGCCATTAACCAGGATCCTCTGGGTGTTCAAGGCGTGCGAATCGGCAAG CAACATAACTTTGAGTTGTGGTCGCGGCCCCTGGCGGACGGGGGATTCGCGTACGCTATTGTCAACCGGGCGGAGATCGGGGGCCCGCTAAAGTTCTCCGTTATGATGTTTGGCTTGGACGATGGCAAGGCCTGCCTGGGGGAGTGCCTCGTCACACAGATCCTGCCCGATTTCCAATTCCGTGGCATCGCCGTCCTGACCTCAGTGGTGGACTTCTGGGTCAATCCCACCGGCACAGCCCTGTTCACGGTGTTCCCTCACAGCACGGAACCCTCGGTCAAGGGGAGGTCACTGAGGGGCAGCACGAGGCCTCGATCCAGGCTGTGA
- the gla gene encoding alpha-galactosidase A isoform X1: protein MWRMEPGLGQRPGPSSGLGQGRRLLALLITALWLARGGQALDNGLARTPVMGWLHWERFLCNIDCQADPHNCISEHLYMQMADIMAAEGWKDVGYNYVCIDDCWLASTRDSDHRLQPDPKRFPSGIKRLADYVHSKGLKLGIYQDVGTHTCAGYPGSFGYYELDAQTFAEWGVDLLKFDGCNFINLDMLIEGYVNMSLALNQTGRDIVYSCEWPFYMWPFKKPNYTEISKYCNHWRNYGDISDSWDSVKSVIDWTAYHQTVIAPVAGPGGWNDPDMVRVSRMDITLVIGNFGLSKDQQVTQMALWAIMAAPLLMSNDLRNIDPHAKALLQNRYIIAINQDPLGVQGVRIGKQHNFELWSRPLADGGFAYAIVNRAEIGGPLKFSVMMFGLDDGKACLGECLVTQILPDFQFRGIAVLTSVVDFWVNPTGTALFTVFPHSTEPSVKGRSLRGSTRPRSRL, encoded by the exons ATGTGGAGAATGGAGCCGGGGCTCGGACAGAGGCCGGGACCGAGTTCGGGACTCGGACAGGGCCGCCGGCTCCTGGCGCTGCTGATCACCGCACTGTGGCTGGCCCGGGGCGGCCAGGCTCTGGACAACGGGCTAGCCCGGACCCCCGTCATGGGCTGGCTGCACTGGGAGAGGTTCCTGTGTAACATCGATTGCCAGGCAGACCCACACAACTGCATCAG TGAGCATCTCTACATGCAGATGGCCGACATCATGGCAGCGGAGGGCTGGAAGGACGTGGGCTACAATTATGTTTGTATCGATGACTGTTGGCTCGCTTCCACTCGGGATTCCGACCATCGCCTGCAGCCCGACCCCAAGCGCTTTCCCAGCGGGATAAAGCGGCTCGCGGACTAT GTCCATTCCAAAGGCCTGAAGCTGGGCATCTATCAGGATGTGGGGACCCATACCTGCGCCGGCTATCCAGGCAGCTTCGGCTACTATGAGCTGGACGCTCAGACCTTCGCCGAGTGGGGAGTCGACCTCCTGAAATTCGACGGCTGCAATTTCATCAATTTGGACATGCTGATTGAGG GTTACGTGAACATGTCGCTGGCCTTGAATCAGACGGGGCGAGATATTGTGTACTCCTGCGAGTGGCCTTTCTACATGTGGCCTTTCAAGAAG CCCAATTACACGGAGATCAGTAAATACTGCAACCACTGGAGGAACTATGGAGACATCAGCGACTCGTGGGACTCTGTCAAAAGCGTCATCGACTGGACGGCCTACCACCAGACTGTGATTGCTCCAGTCGCAGGTCCTGGAGGCTGGAATGATCCCGACATGGTGCGTGTATCCCGGATGGACATCACT CTGGTTATCGGTAACTTTGGGCTGAGCAAGGACCAGCAGGTGACCCAgatggcgctgtgggccatcatggCGGCCCCACTGCTGATGTCGAATGACCTGCGGAACATCGACCCGCACGCTAAGGCTCTGCTGCAGAACAGATACATCATCGCCATTAACCAGGATCCTCTGGGTGTTCAAGGCGTGCGAATCGGCAAG CAACATAACTTTGAGTTGTGGTCGCGGCCCCTGGCGGACGGGGGATTCGCGTACGCTATTGTCAACCGGGCGGAGATCGGGGGCCCGCTAAAGTTCTCCGTTATGATGTTTGGCTTGGACGATGGCAAGGCCTGCCTGGGGGAGTGCCTCGTCACACAGATCCTGCCCGATTTCCAATTCCGTGGCATCGCCGTCCTGACCTCAGTGGTGGACTTCTGGGTCAATCCCACCGGCACAGCCCTGTTCACGGTGTTCCCTCACAGCACGGAACCCTCGGTCAAGGGGAGGTCACTGAGGGGCAGCACGAGGCCTCGATCCAGGCTGTGA